Proteins encoded within one genomic window of Cyprinus carpio isolate SPL01 chromosome B22, ASM1834038v1, whole genome shotgun sequence:
- the LOC109051180 gene encoding beta-1,3-galactosyltransferase 2-like → MATKNFWQSLGQDGLFMRYIKKTFILLLTLAFLLFAVAYVFETTAYSQTWLIKIMNRTHYKVIKSTLADPTQKDLLAPLPNQQIQPRGTTIYHHVAHPSNYHFILDEPDKCKQDPFLVLMVPVAPHQLGARNAIRSTWGNESSVQGKAVLTLFLVGLTGGAEAQQQLEEESQQHRDLLQSNFVDSYFNLTIKTMVIMDWLATRCRQAAYAMKVDSDMYINVENLMSLLLSPNTPRQNYITGHLMRNEVVIRDKNSKWYVVEELYPERKYPTYLLGMGYVFSNDLPEKLVEASKKVKPFNIEDAYVGACLKQLGMAPSSPPDPSQFRLFLGQYNRKDFLRVITTILGSPQQLIDIWKDVKRPT, encoded by the exons ATGGCTACTAAAAACTTTTGGCAAAG TTTGGGTCAAGATGGTCTATTTATGCGTtacattaaaaagacatttattctgCTGCTCAcattagcatttttattgtttgctGTTGCTTATGTCTTTGAGACAACTGCATACTCTCAAACCTGGTTGATTAAAATCATGAATCGGACTCATTATAAGGTAATTAAAAGCACTTTGGCTGATCCTACCCAAAAGGATTTATTAGCACCTTTGCCCAATCAACAAATCCAACCAAGAGGTACAACTATCTATCACCATGTGGCTCATCCAAGCAACTATCATTTCATCCTGGATGAACCTGATAAATGTAAGCAGGATCCATTCCTGGTCTTGATGGTCCCTGTGGCCCCCCATCAGCTGGGCGCTCGTAACGCTATCCGGAGCACATGGGGGAATGAGAGCTCAGTGCAGGGAAAAGCAGTGCTGACTCTGTTCTTGGTGGGTTTGACTGGAGGAGCTGAAGCTCAACAGCAGCTGGAGGAAGAGAGTCAACAACACAGAGATTTACTGCAGAGCAACTTTGTGGACTCCTACTTCAATCTGACCATAAAGACCATGGTGATCATGGACTGGCTGGCCACTCGTTGCCGTCAAGCAGCTTATGCTATGAAGGTTGATTCTGATATGTACATAAACGTGGAGAACCTGATGAGCCTCTTATTGTCCCCCAACACACCCAGACAGAACTACATCACAGGCCATTTGATGAGGAACGAGGTTGTTATCAGAGACAAAAACTCTAAATGGTACGTGGTAGAGGAATTGTACCCTGAACGGAAATACCCCACATACCTGCTGGGAATGGGATATGTTTTCTCCAATGACCTGCCAGAAAAATTAGTTGAGGCTTCCAAGAAAGTAAAGCCATTTAACATAGAAGATGCATATGTGGGTGCTTGTCTGAAACAGTTGGGCATGGCACCCTCATCTCCCCCAGACCCTTCGCAGTTTAGACTCTTTCTGGGACAATATAATCGAAAAGATTTTCTCAGAGTTATCACAACAATCCTGGGATCCCCACAGCAGCTAATAGACATTTGGAAGGACGTAAAGAGGCCCACATAA